GTCATCGCCTCCAGCCTGCAGCGCCTGGGCCATGGCGAGAATCGGTGTTATGCCAATGCCGCCGGCGATAAGTACCGGGCGCTTTCCGTTTCGAATAAGAGGGAACGCATTGCGTGGTACCGTAATGGAGAGTTCGGTTCCCTCCTTCACCTGCGCATGCATGGATTCGGAACCGCCCCGGGACATCGCCTCGCGCTTTACGCCGATGATGAATGAGTCACGCTCACTTGGACTGTTGACCACGGAGTATTGCCGTACACATCCAGCCGGGGTAGTCACGCTGATATGCATGCCAGGCGAGAGCTGCGGCATCGTCCGGCCCTTAGGCTTCAGCCACAGCGAGATAATGTCTTCGGTTTCCTGCAGGCGGGCGGTGACTTCGCATTTGAATTCGGTTGACGCAGGCCGAGGGAACGGCACCACCACCGCAGGCACTTCCGCTGCAACCGGCGCCGTCGCATGGATTTCTCGATCTTCGGCGCACTGGCATGCGTCGCCTCCATTGCGCGGCGGAACTCCGTAAGAATCGTTGAGAAGTGAGTCCTGAAACCCACGGTCGCGGTATTCGCCGCGAAGACCATTGTGTGCACGATGCACTTCTGCCCAGAGGTCGGCTGCAGAAGGAACACCAATACCTTCGACTCCTGGTGTCGTTCGATTCGAATCAATCCGTCTGCAATCACTTCGGCGCGCGACTCGCCATCCAGTACTTCCGAGAATCGGTTGGCCTGTGCAAGCAACGCTTCGCTGACTTCTTCTTGCGATGCATTGATCGGAAGGCTGCGAAGGCCTGTCCGGACCTGCCCGGGATAGCCCAGTTGCAGGGCTTCAGGTTCGACCAGCGGCGTTCCGAGAGACGCCCATACCAACCCGTCCTTTTCGGACACGGCGAAGGTGGCAACGCAAGCAGAGCTCGGCTCAGTTGCTTCGCGGTGGGCGGGAACGAAAGTGCAACCACCGCTGCCGGTCTCATACGTCCACCCGTGATACTGGCACCTCAGTTCGTTACCGAGGTTCACGCCCAGCGACAGGCGTAGCCCGCGATGAGGGCAACGGTTCTCCCAGGCATTGACCATGCCATTGTCATCGCGCCAAAGGGCGAGTTCTTGACCTGCGAGGCTTGTCTGATAAACGTGGCGCGACGGAAGATCCGTGGCACTGGCGATCGGATACCAGCGATTCGTATCTAATGATTTCATTTTGGAGGACTCTCTATTCGTTCGCTCAACCGCGAATCGCGCCGTAGTGCAAGTCGCTTTCGCGAAGCCACCTGCGGTAAGCGGTTGCAAGTACGTCTGCTCGGACAGGGTTCTCACGACTGGCCGCTAACGGCAGCCGTTTGGGAACCTGGTTGATCAAGATCATCAGATCCTGCCCAAAAATCGTCTGCTGAAAGCGACGAAGCTGTTCGTCGGAGTTGATATCGTCGACGTAGCACATGATCGTGTGCGCGATACACCAGTCCTCATCGACAGGCTGTACGAACAAGCAGAGGACATCCCAACGCTGCGGATCCGGAGGACAGGTCTTGTAAAGGATGGCAACGTTGGGGCGCGTCACGCGGTAGACGTACTGGGTCTCGATGGGCTCGACCGCTGTGGCCGACGCACGGGGCTGAGCGAATCGACACTCCGTGGCGATGACTTCATCCAGTTCTTCGTCGATCCGTACGTTGTAAGGCAGCACCTCGGTGAGCGGTTCAGCACCAAGGATGTCCGTATGCACGAACGGAAAATGTGCCATGTCCAAGAATTTTCGATGGCGCGAAGCCCCGACACATTTACGCGCGTCGATCCAGCGCTGACAACCCGACGATCTGCTTCCGCAAACTCTGGCACCGGAAACAAGTCGCGTGGCGATGACGAGAACGAAAACCACAGCGTTCCGTAGGCACGCTTGCATGACACCGGCCGAACAATGCCCTCGTCGGTCCAGTTTGCCTGGATCTCGCCATCGGGCGACACGTCGTATGTCACCGAGCGGCCGAGCAGCCGCGTTAGATATTGCCGGCTGGGAAGAACATCCTCCAGCGCCGCAACGGGATGCCAATCTTCGAACAGCACCTGATCTGCTTTCACTGCCCTCCTGCCGTGGCTTGTTAGTTTGCTAAACTGGTATACCAGAATGTATATCAGAAGAACCCAAAGCGCAAAGCAGTTTGCACTTGGGGAAAATACTTAGCGGGAGAATTGCCGAGATACGGCGTGAAGTAGACCAGGGCCGCTCAAGGCGGCCGGGTCTATTGCGAGGACAGCTTAGATGGCGAGGACAGCTTTGAGGTCGATCTCAGGAGGTGCGGAGGCGTCGAATCGGTAACCTCTGATCACCAGGTTGTAGTGCGATGCCAGCAACTCTTTGGCCGCAGTGGCGTCTTTCTTCTCGAGGCACTCCACGAGCTTCCCGTGCTCGTCGCGCAGTTGGCAGTAGTCAAAGCCAACACGGAACATCGCGTTGATCAGCGCTTCGCGGCGTCGCAGTTGCGAGTGAATTTGGTTCAGTGTCTCGTTGTTCAAAAAGGACAGCAGGAGAGAGTGAAATTCCCGCCCAAGCTTGTCCCCTGGTCGTGCTTCCCCTTCTCGAATGCAACCCGTTCCTTCCCCGTATGCGCCCGCAGCGCTTTGAGTTGTTCGGGAGTGATGATCTTGATCACTTGGTCGATCACGCCACTCTCGAGCACCAGGAGCATTTGGTAGAGTTCAAACGCGTCGTCGAAAGTCGGCCGCCAGACAGATGAAGAGCGCTTGGGGAGATTTCTACCAGCCCGTCTTGCGACAAGCGGATAAGCGCCTGCCGGACGACTGTGCGACTGACGCCAAACAAATCCGCAATGTCTCGCTCGTTCAGCTTTGTCCCCGGCGGAAGACGACGGTGGTAGATCGCATCGGAGATGGTGCCTACAATTTTCTGGGTTAGCATGATGTTGTCGCGTGACTGCTACCGTCGGCTCGGCGCAGCAATTGTCTGGTCGACCAGAATTTCTAGATGGTACATCAAGCGCGTCATTTGGCACTAAAGCTGTGACGCGCCGCACCAAGATGGGCTAGCTCCCGCGGCTGCATACCCGTTCTCGTGCATGGTTAGCCGAGAACCAAGGCTACCAACGCTCCTCACGGCCACGTCCCAACGGAACGTCCGTCCCCCTGACCATGGCACAGTTCGTGCCATATCCCGAAGCAAGTGAGCATCCCCAAGACGGGTAATCCCTGATTGCCGGTCCAAATTACGCTCTATAGTCTGGTATACCAGATAAGACATTTGGCTTCCCAGAGTAGTAGTTTTGGCTTCACAAAACAGATCCCCCACTGGAGCTTCGATCATGAACGAGCAGTACAGGCCTCTTCTCGAGGACAAGACTTATCTCCGCCACTTCTGGCATCCGGTTTGCACCGTGGCTGAATTCGAACGCGCCAATGCGTCCGGCCATGGTCCGATGGCCATCACGCTGTTGGGCGAGTCCATCGTACTGGCTCGCTTGAATGGAAAGCTCGTGGCCGCGAGCGACCGTTGCGCGCACCGATCAGCCAAGCTCTCTCTTGGCAGGGTGAGCAAGCGAGACGGGAAAGACTTCCTGGCTTGTCCCTATCACGGATGGCAATACGACAACGAAGGGATTTGCAAGCTTGTCCCCGCTTGCCCGGAAAAGGCCATTCCTCCCGCGCCAAGCTGAATGCCTACGAGTGCGAGGTGAAATACTCGATCGTATGGGTACGTCTCGACAATAGCTTCGACTGTACTGAGATCCCGTACTTCAGTGATTGGGACAAGCCCGGCATGCAGACGATCGTCGCCGACTCCTATCTGTGGAACACGGTCGCCGAGCGACGCTGGGAAAACTTCACCGACTTTTCGCACTTCGCGTTCGTTCATCCGGGCACTCTGTACGACCCGTTCTTTGCCAGCCACCCTGCCGTGCAGGTCAACCGAATCGACGGAGAGTTGCAGTTCAAGCTGGCTCCGCCTCGTGAAATGGAAGGCATCCCTGAAGAGGCGCCGATGGGAGACTTCGACTACCGATGCACGATGCCGTACGGGATCAACCTCGAGATCAAGCTCTGGAAGGACAACTCACGGTTCGTGTTGTGGACAACAGCGTCCCCAGTGGACGACAAGACCTGCCGCAACTTCATGATCATCGCTCGCGAGACCGATGGTCAGCCGGACCACATGCACCTTGCGTTCCAGAAACGCGTCCTGGAAGAGGATCAGCCGGTAATTCAATCGCAATGGCCTGCCGAGATCTCGGCAGGCGAGATATCCGTCGCCACTGACAAGGTCTCTATCCAGTATCGCAAATGGCACCGCGAACTCTGTCAAGCCGCTCTCCGTGGCAAGGAGGAGTTCCAGGCAGTACTGCGATCCAACGTCATCGACGAGTCGACGACTCTGTAGTCAAAAGCATCCGAAAAGAGGAGTTCCAATGAAGCCAATGTTCCTGCTCGGCTGTGCCGGTCGAGGCGTACAACCATCTTCCATCGAGGCGCCGGTATCTGAAATCGAGCTGCCGGTAATGGAGCAATTTCGCCTGCAGAAGGAAAGCGGGCTGTGGGACTTCGTCGACCGTATCCCTGCGAGTGACAAAGAGCTGGACGAATATATCAAGGCGAGCCAGCACTACAATCTGCCAGTGCTGACGGGAAGCTGGACCTATACCCTGGGTGTCGACGAAGACAAGATCAAGGCAACATCGAGCGCACGCGCGAAGTCGATGCCAAATTCCATAACCTCATGGTTTGGGCCAAACATGCGGACGGCCATTATGTGACCGACGAAGAGGTTGCTGTTTCGTACTTGAATACGTACGAGTACGCTGAAGCCCGCGGCATCACGGTCACGTACGAAAGCCACGTTGACATGTGGTCCGAGGACTTCCGCCGTGTCTTGAAGGTTGCCGGCCTGGTGGAGAAGCAAGGCGTTCCCTTCAACTTCTGCATGGACTACAGCCATTGCATCTTCAAGATCGAAAACGAAGTTGAGCACGCGGTATCACAGATGCGAGGCGATGCCGAAGCCATCAGGAAGCTGGACCCGTTCAACGATGACAGCTTCGCCGATGAATGGCTGCAGCGCAACATGGTTCATTGGACGCAAGTCCGTCCGGCCGCCCTAATGGCCCCGTGAACTGGCTGGCCTTCGAGTCAGGTCCTTGGGATGGCCTGGGCTACGACCGTCCAGGTCGGTCGATCCAGTATCCGTTCAGCTTGCCGAAGCCTGGCGAATGGCATACCGACGTATGGCATGCGCACAAGCTGGCATGCACCAAAGAGCTGGTTCGCAAGGTCATCGATCAGTATCTCTCGACCGATGACTCGAACATGCGCGTCATGACCATCGACAACATCAACCTTGGAGCGTACGGCCTGGGTTGGGGATATGACATGTTTGCCGATAGCTGTCTGGTCGCTACATTCGTTCGTGAGCTCTATGCGGAGCGCTCGGCAATCTTCGAAGCGAAGAAGGGCAAGACGGCGTCAGAGTTTGTTGATCAGTATCGCGGCAATATCGCCCGCTGAATGTATTCGGCTGGCGATAGCCAGCATGCACCGATCCGTGTAGTAGGGGTTAGCGAGGGCTCCATGCCCTCGCCCTTTTTTAGGAAAAGGCGCTCAACCCTAAGGCGACGATCTTTCCTCCGCCTCACGACTTTCAGCCTCCCCATGCTTCGCAAATGCAAGCGGCCAGTCCAAAGACTGGCCGACCTTGTCGTGTGCTGTCAGAACTTGTGACGGATGCCAACTCCGGCTGTGTCACCATGAGCCTGCCCGGTCAACTTGTCGTAGTAGTAGGCAGCGTATAGATCCGTCCGTTTCGACAGGTTGTAGTCGTACGCGATCGATCCCGTGTTTCGCCGGAAGGAAGCAATGTCGTTTTCCGACTTACCGTAGGCGTAAGTGAGGAGCAGGCTACCAGCGCCTATCGGAATCGCGACGCCGGCTAAGGCATCAATGTGCTTCAGATTCCCGGAAGGGCCGTTCACGTCCGACTTGATGTACTGCCCTTGAGCGTAAACTTTGACAACGCTGAAGTCGTAGCTGATGCCCGCCTGCGCCGCGTTCTGTTTGCGGAAGCCAACAAGCGAACCTGGAGAGGTGACATCACCTGGCGTTGTGTTGAATTTGACCTGCTGAAACGCAACGGTGGCAGCGAGGGGGCCCTTGAAGTAGGTGACATTTCCGCCCCACTTATTCTGGCCGATGGAACCTGGTTGCTCACCGAACGCGTAAATTGCGTTGAAGGTCAACCCGTTGAAATTGGGAGTGGAGTAGACGACAGAATTGACCCAGCCGGTGTCACCCAAGATGCCTGGATCGAATAACGTGCCGTTGTTTGCAGAGAGGTAGGTGTGGCTAATTGCCGGCCCGAAGACATATGAGTCGATCATCGGGTTGAAAAGGATGGTAGAGACAAAGTAGGGTGTTGTGTTACGACCCAGTCGGACGGTGCCGTAGCTTGAGTTTCCATGCCCACATAAGCGTTGCGGGCAAAGAATGGTTCTCCATCGTAGCTCCCGCCTTTCCCGGTATCCACCCGCAGAAACGCATTGAGGTCGAAAATCGCCTTTGTACCGCCACCAAGGTCTTCGGTGCCTTTGATCCCCAGTAGGACGTCTGCATGCCCCCGCCGCCAACGATGTATGACCGAGCACTCCCTGGTGTTCGCGTTGTGCCGATGTAGCTATCGACCTGTCCATACAACGTTACGCTGGACTGCGCCATCGCGCTGCTCGCCAACATCGCTCCCGAGAAGAATGTGAGCGTGGCGACCCGAGTGTTCCTGAATCGAAATTGAGTTTTCATGGCTCTAAGGTGAGGATTGATACTTCCGGAAATCGTCCCTCGATCCTCTCAAGCGTCGCCTTTACCGTTCAAAAATGACATCAAATAGGCAAAGGACTCCCCTTGCGACCTCCGGATAAAGGTCTCAGCACGAGAGGTCCATCGCACAAAGAGTGCGATGGCGATTCGAGGGGAATTGTTAGAGGTCTGCTTCTTTGGCGGTCGCCATCAGTGAAGCTCGTGCTTCCTTTGCGTCACCGAGTCCGTTGAAGAAGATGTTCAGGAGAATTGCCGAGATAGCCGTTAGAAGGATCGGACTCTCCAGGATTGGAGCAAGCTCGTGTGGAAGCCGCGAGAAGAATTTCGGCGACACGACAGGAAGCATGCCTAGCGCGATGCTGATGGCAACGATGTACAGGTTCTTTACGTTGTGAAAATCCACACGAGCCAGCACTTTGATGCCGCTCGCAGTGACCATGCCGAACATCACGATACCGGCACCACCAAGAACGAACGGTGGAATCGACGCAACGAGGACAGCGACTTTTGGAAACAGGCCCAGGACCATCAAGATGACGCCGGCGGTAGCACATACCCAACGGCTCCTGACCCCGGTAACGCTGACCAAGCCAACGTTCTGCGCATAGGATGTGTAGGGGAACGTATTGAAGATGCCCCCAATCATCGTGCCAACGCCATCGGCGCGGAATCCCCGAACTAAGTCCTTCTCCGAGACCGGCTTCTCGACGATCTCACCAAGTGCGAGAAACATGCCCGTCGACTCAATAAACGTCACCAGCATCACGATGCACATCGCTGCAATGGGCCAGAAGCTGAACTTTGGCGCGCCAAAGTGGAACGGCAGAATGAAACCGAACCAAGGTGCCTCGTTCAGTTCTCCGAGGGATACTTGTCCAGCAGCTCCGGAAATGAGAAAGCCGATGGCCAGACCAAGCAAGATGGCAATGTTGTTGAGAAATCCGCGGGTGTACCGCACCAACAGAAGAATCGATACCAGGACGGTAGCTGCAATACCAAGGTAGAGCGGATTGCCGAAGTCGGGGTTGCCGAATCCTCCTGCTGACCAGGCGGCAGCTACAACCATGAGCGACAACCCAACAGCGAGAATCTCCGTACCGGTTACGACCGGCGGGAAAAACCTCAAGAGTTTCCCAACAAGTGGGGCAACGACTATCCCAAACAGACCAGCACCAATCGTGGCACCAAAGATGCCAAGCAGACCAGCGTTGGGATCGCTGCCGATAGCGATCATCGGTCCAATTGCCGTGAACGTCACGCCCATCATTACGGGAAGACGGATACCGAATAGACCAACACCCAGTGACTGGATGATGGTAGCCAAGCCGCATGCAAAAAGGTCCGCATTGATCAGGAAGGCGACCTGCTCCTTCGGCAGCTTCAGGGCTGCGCCAAGCACCAGTGGGATCGCCACCGCACCTGCATACATCACCATCACGTGCTGACAGCCGAGAATCAGGAGAGGCAGGCCTCCCAATTTTTATCAACGCCACTCGGTTGCATTTCGAATCTCCAAAGTAAATGAAACAGTTCGACGACCTCCTGGAAATAGGAAGGCGTCCCAGTTCCGTGCACTGGAGAGGGGTGGGAATCTAGGCCTGATGTTTTGGGGGCTCTATTTTTTACTGCACGTGTCACGTGGACACGTTCGATCCAGCCAACCGACCGGACACCTCTCGAGGGGTGCCTCGTTCCGACAGGTTCGGATCGGGGCTCTGGTCAGGCGTGCATGATCACTCCTCTGGTTCACCAATCATATGTTTAGGTATACCAGATTAGCAGATCTAATGTGCCGAAGATAACTACCGTGATAGGTGTTTTCCCGACGAGCGGGCGCGGTGCAAATGGAGGGCTACTTTTGCTGTATTGGTGCGCTAGGCACTGTTACAGGGCGCCTGGCGTGGCAATCGATGAGCGGTTGAAAGCGTCCAGGAGAGACTTTGCAAGTCTCGACTTTTCGTACAGATCGATGTCCGCTCTGCGACTAGATCCTGCCGACTAAGGGAGGAGCTACAAGCGACCGTGTTGGGTCGTTCTGAGACCGTCACCCACCGCGCAGATCGGTGAAGCCGAACGGATGGACGCACGGTCGTCGTTAGTGCAGAGATAAGCTTGATTATCCCTGTACTATCATTTCGGTACGAAACTCGCTTTCGTCGAAATACCCGACACCCGCCCACGCCAGAAAGTTTCTCAAGGCGGCTGTGATCGCCAAGGATGCTGGCGATCGCGCCAGACGAGTGCAACCACGGGACATCGCCGTTCTACGCGACGAAAATCACGTTGTCCCCTGCGTGACCCAACCCGGCCCGAGTCCGCTCGCAGCCGCGGGCGTACTGGGCTCAACCAAGGCGATGTGCGCTCCCGCGGGTCGCGGCAGGCCAAACGGTTCGCGGAGTGCTCGGTGCCAGTCCCTGGTCGACCTCCTGGATGCCGATGCCCACCTGCCCACGCGTCACCTTGCCGTGGGTCAGCAACTCGACTTCGACTTTCGTGGCTAGGTTGATGGGAATGGCGAGGGACTGCCCCTGATACCCCGGTCTCGGTGTAAATCTGTGCATTGATGCCGATGACCTGCCCATTGCAGTTGAATACCCGCTGGACGTGATGCTGCCTTCGTACGCTGGGACGTCGCCTATTCGTTGAGTCTGCGACATCTCGACGCCATCGACACTTGCCACTAGCCTATTATTTCGATCGTTTGGCCTGCAGATCGCGACGATTCCCCTTTCGGTACGGTCAATGTGAGCACACCGTTGTCGAGCTTCGCTAGGGTGTGAGCAGGGTCGGCGCTTTCCGGCATCGGAATCATGCGTATGAAGCTTCCATACGCGCGCTCAAGCCGATAGCAGCCGTCCTCCTCGCTGCGCACGTCCTGTTTTTTCTCGCCACGTAACACGAGCCCCCCATCCTCCACAGTAACGTTCAAATCTTCCCGATCCATTCCGGGCAGCTCGGCCGTTACTCGCAGCACCTGCCCTTCATCGACCACGTCGATGCGCGGCTGGAAGTGCGATGAACTGAAGTCGCCAAACCATCGCTCCAGGACCCCGCGCCCGGCGAACGGCTTGTGAAAGAACTCTTCAGCTTCACGCCACGGTTCGCGCGAGAAGAAACTGGGAATTTCAGGCCAAATGGCGTGCCATTGCTCGCTGGTCGGTGGGTCTTCCGGGCTGTCCGCATCGGACTTGCGCCCCGCGCCACGAAGGAACTTGAAGGGACTCCACTTCTTCGGGTCAGTGTTCATCGTATCCTCCTCTACGGTCTGGCAGGAGAGTCGGATAGGGGCCATTTCACTGAAGCCGCGACTCCGCAGCCATTACAATCAACGTGCCACATCCGAGCCGCCTCAGTCGGGCGGTGGTCCCTGGCTTTATTCCTCGCTAGTTCGGGCGCCGACACGCATGTCAGCCTCATAACTGTCCTCAGTTGCCCGAAGCATTGGCGCCGAGGCTAGCCGGACCAGTTCGTCTATTGACTATCCCATCAACTCTGACTGGCAAGACAGATTTCGTCGCCTGCATTGGACAGTCAGTATCATTGATACAGATAATCACACGAACACCCTGGGCGTCTACCTTGGATTCTGGGATGGCCAGACGAATCGAAATCCGGAAGCTCATCGTCAAGAATTTCGAGCACCCGCTCCGTCTTTCCTCCCAGATCGAACTTAGAGTCGCGGGATCGGTCATTGTCGGTGCACAACCAACAGCAGGCCCGTTGCACGTCCTCAATGGATGGTTCTATTTCCAGAATTCGTGCCATCACTTCGCCATCAATTGGACCGACAATCTCGCGGATCTCGTTGGCGCTCGCGCATCGCGAGTCAGTCTTGGAAGTGCGCATGGTTCGCCTCCAATCAAGTGTCCGGTGCCTGGCCAAATCCCTCCGCGTCTAGGACACTCCCCAAGCCCGGACGCGTATGGCGTCGGCTGGCTTACCGTTTGGCATTCGCGTCCTTGAATTCGACATCTGTCACCTCCTCGCCTTTCTTCTCGTTGGCTGCGTCCCGGGCGCCGGTGGAGTCATTCGAATTGGTGCCTCCATCCGCATCCTGCACGTCCGCGTAGATCTTTTCCCCGAGTCTTTGCGATGCCGCGGCGAGCGCTCGCATCTTGGAGTCGATCTCGGCCTTGTCGGAGGTCTTTAGCGCCGTCTCTAGTTCACTAATCGCAGATTCAATCTTCGCCCTCTCACCCGGTTCCAGCTTCTCACCATATTCGGCCAGCGCCTTACGCGTGCTGTGCACCAAAGTATCGCCATGGTTGCGCGCATCGATCAACTCCCGCAGCCGCCGGTCCTCGGCGGCGTGTGCCTCTGCATCCTGCACCATTTTTCGATTTCCCTTTCGGAAAGACCGGAATTCGCCTTGATTGTGACTCTATTCTCCTTGCCCGTGGCCTTGTCCTTGGCCGACACGTGTAGGATGCCATTGGCGTCGATGTCAAACGTCACCTCGATCTGCGGCGCGCCGCGCGGCGCCGGAGCAATGCCTTCGAGGTTGAATTCGCCCAGCAGCTTATTGCCGGAGGCCATCTCGCGCTCGCCTTGGAAGACCTTGATGGTCACCGATGCCTGGTTGTCTTCGGCCGTGGAGAAGACCTGAGAGAACTTGGTCGGGATAGTTGTGTTCTTGTTGATCATTTTGGTCATCACGCCGCCCAGCGTCTCGATGCCGAGCGACAGCGGAGTGACATCGAGCAGCAACACGTCCTTGCGGTCACCGGTGAGCACCGCGCCCTGGATCGCTGCGCCCACTGCCACCGCCTCATCGGGATTGACGTCCTTGCGCGGCTCGCGCCCAAAGAGCGCTTTGACCTTGTCTTGCACCTTCGGCATGCGTGTCGTCCCGCCCACCAGGATCACGTCGTCGATCTTGTCCAGCGCCACCCCGGAGTCCTTGATGGCGATGTGGCACGGCTCCATCGTGCGCTCAATCAGGTCTTCAACGAGGGCTTCGAGTCTGGCACGCGTGAGCTTCAGGCTGAGATGCTTCGGACCGCTGGCGTCGGCCGTGAGGTACGGCAGGCTGATTTCTGTCTGCTGGCTGGATGAGAGTTCGATCTTGGCCTTCTCCGCCGCCTCCTTCAGGCGTTGCAGCGCCAGGACGTCCTTCGACAGGTCAACACCCTGATCCTTCTTGAACTCGCGGATGATGTAGTCGATGATCCGCTGGTCGAAATCTTCGCCGCCGAGGAAAGTGTCGCCGTTCGTCGAGAGCACTTCGAACTGCTTCTCGCCTTGCACATTGGCGATCTCGATGATTGAAATGTCGAAGGTGCCACCGCCAAGGTCGAACACGGCGATCTTGCGGTCTGTGCTGTCCTTCTTGTCGAGCCCAAACGCGAGAGCGGCCGCGGTCGGCTCATTGATGATGCGCTTGACTTCGAGACCGGCTATGCGGCCGGCGTCCTTCGTCGCTTGCCGCTGGCTATCGTTGAAATAGGCGGGAACCGTGATGACGGCCTCGGTGACAGCTTCGCCGAGATAGTCTTCGGCGGTCTTCTTCATCTTGCGCAGCACTTCCGCTGAGACCTGGGGCGGGCGAGCTTCTTATCTTGCACTTCGACCCACGCATCGCCGTTGCCAGCCTTGAAGATCGTGAAGGGAACCAGGCCGATGTCCTTCTGTACTTCCTTGTCCTCG
The sequence above is a segment of the Cupriavidus sp. EM10 genome. Coding sequences within it:
- a CDS encoding Rieske (2Fe-2S) protein — protein: MKSLDTNRWYPIASATDLPSRHVYQTSLAGQELALWRDDNGMVNAWENRCPHRGLRLSLGVNLGNELRCQYHGWTYETGSGGCTFVPAHREATEPSSACVATFAVSEKDGLVWASLGTPLVEPEALQLGYPGQVRTGLRSLPINASQEEVSEALLAQANRFSEVLDGESRAEVIADGLIRIERHQESKVLVFLLQPTSGQKCIVHTMVFAANTATVGFRTHFSTILTEFRRAMEATHASAPKIEKSMRRRRLQRKCLRWWCRSLGLRQPNSNAKSPPACRKPKTLSRCG
- a CDS encoding GntR family transcriptional regulator — translated: MLTQKIVGTISDAIYHRRLPPGTKLNERDIADLFGVSRTVVRQALIRLSQDGLVEISPSALHLSGGRLSTTRLNSTKCSWCSRVA
- a CDS encoding Rieske 2Fe-2S domain-containing protein: MNEQYRPLLEDKTYLRHFWHPVCTVAEFERANASGHGPMAITLLGESIVLARLNGKLVAASDRCAHRSAKLSLGRVSKRDGKDFLACPYHGWQYDNEGICKLVPACPEKAIPPAPS
- a CDS encoding nucleobase:cation symporter-2 family protein; this translates as MVMYAGAVAIPLVLGAALKLPKEQVAFLINADLFACGLATIIQSLGVGLFGIRLPVMMGVTFTAIGPMIAIGSDPNAGLLGIFGATIGAGLFGIVVAPLVGKLLRFFPPVVTGTEILAVGLSLMVVAAAWSAGGFGNPDFGNPLYLGIAATVLVSILLLVRYTRGFLNNIAILLGLAIGFLISGAAGQVSLGELNEAPWFGFILPFHFGAPKFSFWPIAAMCIVMLVTFIESTGMFLALGEIVEKPVSEKDLVRGFRADGVGTMIGGIFNTFPYTSYAQNVGLVSVTGVRSRWVCATAGVILMVLGLFPKVAVLVASIPPFVLGGAGIVMFGMVTASGIKVLARVDFHNVKNLYIVAISIALGMLPVVSPKFFSRLPHELAPILESPILLTAISAILLNIFFNGLGDAKEARASLMATAKEADL
- a CDS encoding Hsp20/alpha crystallin family protein encodes the protein MNTDPKKWSPFKFLRGAGRKSDADSPEDPPTSEQWHAIWPEIPSFFSREPWREAEEFFHKPFAGRGVLERWFGDFSSSHFQPRIDVVDEGQVLRVTAELPGMDREDLNVTVEDGGLVLRGEKKQDVRSEEDGCYRLERAYGSFIRMIPMPESADPAHTLAKLDNGVLTLTVPKGESSRSAGQTIEIIG